Proteins found in one Azospirillum thermophilum genomic segment:
- a CDS encoding S-(hydroxymethyl)glutathione dehydrogenase/class III alcohol dehydrogenase: MKSRAAVAWEANRPLEIEEVEVAAPKAGEVLVRIVATGVCHTDAYTLSGKDSEGVFPCILGHEGGGVVEEVGPGVTSVAVGDHVIPLYTPECGKCKFCLSGKTNLCQAIRATQGKGLMPDGTTRFTARGRQVFHYMGTSTFSEYTVLPEIAVAKINKAAPLEKVCLLGCGVTTGMGAVMNTAKVEPGSTVAIFGLGGIGLSAIIGAVMAKAGRIIGIDINPSKFEIARQLGATDVINPKDYDRPIQEVLIEMTDGGVDYSFECIGNVQIMRAALECCHKGWGESVIIGVAGAGEEISTRPFQLVTGRVWRGSAFGGVKGRSELPEIVERYLRGEFELDTFITHTMGLNDINTAFDLMHEGKSIRSVILYNQ, encoded by the coding sequence ATCAAGTCGCGCGCCGCAGTGGCCTGGGAGGCCAACCGCCCGCTGGAGATCGAGGAGGTCGAGGTCGCCGCCCCCAAGGCGGGGGAGGTGCTGGTCCGCATCGTCGCGACCGGCGTCTGCCACACCGACGCCTACACCCTGTCCGGCAAGGATTCCGAAGGCGTCTTCCCCTGCATCCTCGGCCATGAGGGCGGTGGCGTGGTGGAAGAGGTCGGGCCGGGCGTCACCTCGGTCGCGGTCGGCGACCACGTCATCCCGCTCTACACGCCGGAATGCGGCAAGTGCAAGTTCTGCCTGTCGGGCAAGACCAACCTCTGCCAGGCGATCCGCGCCACCCAGGGCAAGGGCCTGATGCCGGACGGCACCACCCGCTTCACCGCGCGCGGCCGGCAGGTGTTCCACTACATGGGCACCTCGACCTTCTCCGAATACACGGTCCTGCCGGAAATCGCGGTGGCGAAGATCAACAAGGCCGCCCCGCTGGAGAAGGTCTGCCTGCTCGGCTGCGGCGTGACCACCGGCATGGGGGCGGTGATGAACACCGCGAAGGTGGAGCCGGGATCGACCGTCGCCATCTTCGGCCTCGGCGGCATCGGCCTGTCGGCGATCATCGGGGCGGTGATGGCGAAGGCCGGCCGCATCATCGGCATCGACATCAACCCGTCGAAGTTCGAGATCGCCAGGCAGCTCGGCGCCACCGACGTCATCAACCCCAAGGACTATGACCGCCCGATCCAGGAGGTGCTGATCGAGATGACGGACGGCGGCGTCGACTACTCCTTCGAGTGCATCGGCAACGTCCAGATCATGCGGGCCGCACTGGAATGCTGCCACAAGGGCTGGGGCGAGTCCGTCATCATCGGCGTCGCCGGCGCCGGCGAGGAGATCTCCACCCGTCCGTTCCAGCTCGTCACCGGGCGGGTGTGGCGCGGTTCGGCCTTCGGCGGCGTCAAGGGCCGGTCGGAGTTGCCGGAGATCGTCGAGCGCTACCTGCGCGGCGAGTTCGAGCTCGACACCTTCATCACCCACACCATGGGCCTGAACGACATCAACACGGCCTTCGACCTGATGCACGAGGGCAAGAGCATCCGCTCGGTCATCCTCTACAACCAGTAA
- a CDS encoding SulP family inorganic anion transporter: protein MRASTRDGRDRGWAGELTGGLVAALFVMPAVLGCGVIVFAPLGAAFQSQGIQAAFGATIAAALFRWLMGAGSLHVNAPRATQAALLAGLLGQAMHLADAGGFDAPAGVLLALPVLALGVAALFQLLLGALRLGDVLKFIPQPVVAGFVNGFALVILLQQLPNLLGLPEGTGLAALWSGNGAVNPWAFGLGALAVAGVWLLGDRLPGLPGPLIGLAAGTLAFQALATAIDPALLGVTVKAPPPGLPFAPSLEAVAGLINHPLSGLMLPSILATGVTLGIVSSIQSLLSAAAADALLRSRHDSSRELMTQGGANLVSSLLGGTVTGGSPLYTRVAVRNGACSDRANLFVGLGLLAAALGLGPLMERIPLSVMAGMVVITVMRPDDWTLQMVTLLRRQQTRATRIELLQNLAIVVTVALLVAMADVLVALAVGMALSVVVYLRRSAVSVLRRSYTGDRVHSQTGRSAADMELLERHGGAIAVMELHGPVFFGSAENLARNAEAMVEGRETLILDLGRVNDVESTGILVLRRLDERLAREGRTLLLAGMGKGRGLRRMLRDMGFDRPETEGRIHADLDGALAAAEDRLLARLAGGEAVEDELALRDHPSLLGLTEAQLDLLSLTARRVVFAPGDRILREGSTDNSQFFLVRGRVRVEKRAPDGEQTVRVGSIRSGAVFGEMAMLTGEPRSADVVADSPVVCYELTAEDVAMLDGLDPSISFLLLRNIAVELTGKIARMSRAVTMGDA, encoded by the coding sequence ATGCGCGCGTCGACGCGGGACGGCCGGGACCGCGGCTGGGCGGGGGAACTGACCGGCGGTCTCGTCGCGGCGCTGTTCGTCATGCCGGCGGTCCTGGGCTGCGGCGTGATCGTCTTCGCCCCGCTCGGCGCCGCCTTCCAGTCCCAGGGCATCCAGGCGGCCTTCGGCGCCACCATCGCCGCGGCCCTGTTCCGCTGGCTGATGGGGGCAGGCAGCCTGCACGTCAACGCGCCGCGCGCCACCCAGGCGGCGCTGCTCGCCGGGCTGCTGGGGCAGGCGATGCATCTGGCCGATGCCGGCGGCTTCGATGCCCCGGCCGGGGTGCTGTTGGCCCTGCCGGTGCTGGCCCTGGGGGTGGCGGCCCTCTTCCAGCTCCTCCTCGGCGCGCTGCGGCTGGGCGACGTGCTGAAGTTCATCCCGCAGCCGGTGGTCGCCGGCTTCGTCAACGGCTTCGCCCTGGTCATCCTGCTGCAGCAGCTTCCCAACCTGCTGGGCCTGCCGGAGGGAACCGGGCTGGCGGCGCTGTGGAGCGGGAACGGAGCGGTCAACCCCTGGGCCTTCGGGCTGGGGGCGCTGGCGGTCGCCGGCGTCTGGCTGCTGGGCGACCGGCTGCCGGGGCTGCCCGGCCCGCTGATCGGGCTCGCCGCCGGCACCCTCGCCTTCCAGGCGCTCGCCACCGCCATCGATCCGGCGCTGCTGGGGGTCACGGTGAAGGCGCCGCCGCCCGGCCTGCCCTTCGCCCCGTCGCTGGAGGCGGTGGCCGGGCTGATCAACCATCCGCTGTCCGGCCTGATGCTGCCCTCCATCCTGGCGACCGGCGTCACGCTGGGCATCGTCTCCTCCATCCAGTCGCTGCTGAGCGCCGCAGCGGCCGACGCCCTGCTGCGCAGCCGGCACGACAGCAGCCGCGAGCTGATGACCCAGGGCGGCGCCAACCTCGTCTCCTCCCTGCTGGGGGGAACGGTGACCGGCGGCTCGCCGCTCTATACCCGCGTCGCCGTGCGCAACGGGGCGTGCAGCGACCGCGCCAACCTGTTCGTCGGGCTGGGGCTGCTCGCCGCCGCCCTCGGGCTCGGCCCGCTGATGGAGAGGATTCCGCTGTCGGTGATGGCCGGCATGGTGGTGATCACCGTGATGCGGCCGGACGACTGGACCCTGCAGATGGTGACGCTGCTGCGCCGCCAGCAGACCCGCGCCACGCGGATCGAGCTGCTGCAGAACCTCGCCATCGTGGTGACGGTGGCGCTGCTGGTGGCGATGGCCGACGTGCTGGTGGCGCTGGCGGTCGGCATGGCGCTCAGCGTCGTCGTCTATCTGCGGCGCTCCGCCGTCTCGGTGCTGCGGCGTTCCTACACCGGCGACCGGGTCCACTCGCAGACCGGGCGGTCCGCCGCCGACATGGAGCTGCTGGAGCGTCATGGCGGCGCCATCGCGGTGATGGAGCTGCACGGGCCTGTCTTCTTCGGCTCCGCCGAAAACCTGGCGCGCAACGCGGAGGCGATGGTGGAGGGGCGCGAGACCCTGATCCTCGACCTCGGCCGCGTCAACGACGTGGAGAGCACCGGCATCCTGGTGCTGCGCCGGCTTGACGAGCGGCTGGCGCGCGAGGGCCGCACCCTGCTGCTGGCCGGCATGGGCAAGGGGCGCGGCCTGCGCCGCATGCTGCGCGACATGGGGTTCGACCGGCCGGAGACGGAGGGGCGGATCCACGCGGATCTCGACGGCGCGCTGGCCGCGGCGGAGGACCGGCTGCTCGCCCGGCTGGCCGGCGGAGAGGCCGTGGAGGACGAGCTGGCCTTGCGCGACCATCCCAGCCTGCTGGGGCTGACGGAGGCGCAGCTCGACCTGCTCTCGCTGACCGCCCGGCGGGTCGTCTTCGCCCCGGGCGACCGTATCCTGCGCGAGGGCAGCACCGACAACAGCCAGTTCTTCCTGGTCAGGGGCCGGGTCCGCGTGGAGAAGCGGGCGCCGGACGGTGAACAGACGGTGCGCGTCGGCTCCATCCGCTCCGGCGCCGTCTTTGGAGAAATGGCGATGCTGACCGGCGAGCCGCGCTCGGCCGACGTGGTCGCCGACAGCCCGGTGGTCTGCTACGAGCTGACGGCCGAGGACGTCGCCATGCTGGACGGCCTCGACCCGTCGATCTCGTTCCTGCTGCTGCGCAACATCGCGGTCGAGCTGACGGGCAAGATCGCCCGCATGTCGCGCGCCGTCACGATGGGCGACGCTTAG
- a CDS encoding energy-coupling factor transporter transmembrane component T family protein produces MTTSHGAPRGRSGALAALCALAVLGAMLTQVDRIDLLAPAAVACAVGLAIAHGSFRTALRDIRMALLVVAITALFDVATGGGMNGLRLFLRFSALVCAAQIVTTSWGWAELTGAVVTLLRPLDRLGLLDAERCAFTLMLAIRFVPVMAQEIAEIREAQALRGLDRSVLALVVPLGLRILLRAEEIAQAVDLRAGPPASIGHHGGSRPIAASSLSSRAAS; encoded by the coding sequence ATGACCACCTCGCATGGTGCCCCCCGCGGGCGGTCCGGTGCTCTTGCCGCGCTCTGCGCCCTTGCCGTCCTCGGAGCGATGCTGACGCAGGTCGATCGGATCGATCTTCTTGCGCCCGCCGCCGTCGCCTGCGCGGTGGGGCTCGCCATTGCCCACGGCTCGTTCCGGACGGCCCTCCGCGACATCAGGATGGCCCTGCTCGTCGTCGCGATCACCGCGCTTTTCGACGTGGCGACGGGTGGCGGGATGAATGGCCTGCGGCTCTTCCTGCGCTTCTCGGCGCTGGTCTGCGCCGCCCAGATCGTCACGACGTCATGGGGCTGGGCCGAACTCACCGGGGCGGTGGTCACGCTGCTGCGCCCGCTGGACCGCCTCGGCCTCCTCGATGCCGAGCGCTGCGCCTTCACCTTGATGCTCGCGATCCGCTTCGTTCCGGTGATGGCCCAAGAGATCGCGGAAATCCGCGAGGCCCAGGCCCTGCGCGGCCTCGACCGCTCGGTGCTCGCGCTGGTGGTTCCTCTCGGGCTGCGCATCCTGTTGCGCGCCGAGGAGATCGCCCAGGCCGTCGACCTGCGCGCCGGCCCCCCGGCATCCATCGGCCATCACGGTGGAAGCCGGCCCATCGCTGCCTCCTCCCTCTCATCGCGAGCCGCCTCATGA
- a CDS encoding HutP family protein: protein MDIHPDRLGKIAMLAALSSREEEGLFKDYIAKNTKVKIGFTMVSGTRTDVTRTFVKSIVGCAMQSNLIQHHHNEIHGVIHAGLECLKGLSADVAAESSLKVKVAIATDGRWVVVAAYGESAFHPETNHERVGFGVMHI, encoded by the coding sequence ATGGACATTCATCCTGACCGCCTCGGCAAGATCGCCATGCTCGCCGCATTGAGCTCCCGGGAGGAAGAAGGGCTGTTCAAGGACTATATCGCCAAGAACACGAAGGTGAAGATCGGCTTCACCATGGTATCCGGAACACGGACCGATGTGACCCGGACCTTCGTCAAGTCCATTGTCGGCTGCGCCATGCAGTCGAATCTCATACAACATCACCACAATGAGATTCACGGCGTGATTCATGCCGGGCTCGAATGCCTGAAAGGGCTGAGCGCGGACGTCGCCGCCGAGTCGAGCCTGAAGGTGAAGGTTGCCATCGCGACGGACGGGCGCTGGGTGGTCGTCGCCGCCTATGGCGAGTCGGCGTTCCACCCGGAAACCAACCACGAGCGGGTCGGTTTCGGAGTAATGCACATCTAG
- a CDS encoding biotin transporter BioY produces the protein MNSVAPSLGFRDLTLTALGAGLVVALGAAPPIPLGILPVPITLQTLGVMLAGLLLGPRRGATAMLVFVALVAIGLPVLAGGRGGFGILVGPTAGYLLGWMPAAMVVGILARHGERIGSSVARIACYIGACLFGGVIVIHACGVAWLSLVTGLDWGKAFFGTLLFVPGDVVKAVLAAIICRRIEIFMTLDRR, from the coding sequence ATGAACAGCGTGGCACCGTCCCTCGGATTCCGTGATCTGACCCTGACCGCGCTTGGCGCCGGACTGGTCGTAGCGCTCGGCGCCGCGCCGCCGATTCCGCTCGGCATCCTGCCGGTTCCGATAACCCTGCAGACGCTCGGCGTCATGCTGGCCGGCCTCCTTCTCGGCCCGCGCCGTGGGGCGACCGCCATGCTGGTGTTCGTCGCCCTCGTCGCCATCGGCTTGCCGGTTCTCGCCGGTGGCCGCGGCGGCTTCGGCATACTCGTCGGGCCGACCGCCGGGTATCTCCTCGGCTGGATGCCCGCCGCCATGGTGGTCGGCATCCTGGCTCGCCATGGGGAACGCATCGGAAGTTCTGTTGCCCGCATAGCGTGCTACATCGGTGCATGTTTGTTTGGCGGAGTAATCGTCATTCATGCATGCGGTGTTGCCTGGCTCTCGCTGGTCACGGGCCTTGATTGGGGGAAAGCATTTTTCGGAACGCTCCTGTTTGTGCCCGGAGATGTCGTCAAGGCCGTCCTCGCAGCCATTATATGCCGACGCATCGAGATCTTCATGACGCTCGACCGTCGTTGA
- a CDS encoding LysR substrate-binding domain-containing protein, whose product MSRWDGIDEFVAVAELGSFSAAADRLRISSSQVSRQVARLEDRLHARLFYRTTRRVALTEAGRALLARCQRLVEERDEAFLTVHDLEEEPKGLLRLTCAVAYGEQFVVPLVNDFLARYPGLRVEIELTNRTLDLVHDGMDLAIRLGRLSDSSLVATRIAPRVMHLCGAPGYLERYGTPHTLSELAGHECLIGTADTWVFDDGGREWLFRPRGRWRCNSGFAVLDAALRGFGLCQLPDYYVRAPVREGRLVTLLETHRPPNTAVWAVYPQRRHLSPKVRLLIGHLKDGLARRPEYQ is encoded by the coding sequence GTGAGCCGATGGGACGGCATCGACGAGTTCGTGGCGGTCGCCGAACTCGGCAGCTTTTCGGCGGCGGCGGATCGGCTGCGCATCTCCTCCTCCCAGGTCAGCCGGCAGGTGGCGCGGCTGGAGGACCGGCTGCACGCCCGCCTGTTCTACCGCACCACCCGGCGGGTCGCCCTGACCGAGGCCGGGCGCGCCCTGCTGGCCCGCTGTCAGCGGCTGGTGGAGGAGCGGGACGAGGCCTTCCTGACCGTCCACGACCTGGAGGAGGAGCCCAAGGGCCTGCTGCGGCTGACCTGCGCCGTCGCCTATGGCGAGCAGTTCGTCGTGCCTCTGGTCAATGATTTCCTCGCCCGCTATCCCGGCCTGCGGGTCGAGATCGAACTGACCAACCGCACGCTCGACCTCGTCCATGATGGGATGGATCTGGCGATCCGGCTGGGCCGGCTGAGCGATTCCAGCCTCGTCGCCACGCGCATCGCGCCGCGGGTGATGCATCTGTGCGGCGCGCCCGGCTATCTGGAGCGTTATGGCACGCCCCACACCCTGTCGGAACTGGCGGGGCACGAATGCCTGATCGGCACGGCCGACACCTGGGTGTTCGACGATGGCGGGCGGGAGTGGCTGTTCCGGCCGCGCGGCCGCTGGCGCTGCAACAGCGGCTTCGCCGTGCTGGACGCCGCGCTGCGCGGCTTCGGCCTGTGCCAGCTTCCCGACTATTACGTCCGCGCCCCGGTGCGCGAGGGGCGGCTGGTCACATTGCTGGAGACGCACCGCCCACCCAACACGGCGGTCTGGGCGGTCTACCCGCAGCGCCGCCACCTGTCGCCGAAGGTCCGGCTGCTGATCGGCCACCTGAAGGACGGGCTCGCCAGACGGCCGGAGTACCAGTAG
- the fghA gene encoding S-formylglutathione hydrolase has translation MGEPLTIVSANKSFGGWHKRYRHHSTTLGCEMVFAVFLPPQAGPDSPVPVLYWLSGLTCTDENFMQKAGAMRLAAELGIAIVAPDTSPRGPDVPGDPDGSWDFGLGAGFYVNATQDPWARHYRMYDYVVTELPALIERSFPVSDRRSVSGHSMGGHGALVCALRNPGRYRSVSAFAPIANPTDCPWGEKAFSRYLGPDRRGWAEWDASLLLAEAAERLPLLVDQGDKDGFLDSQLKPEALRQAAAAAGHPLTLRMQPGYDHSYFFIASFIDDHLRHHAAALLAG, from the coding sequence ATGGGCGAGCCCCTGACCATCGTGTCGGCCAACAAGAGCTTCGGCGGCTGGCACAAGCGTTACCGCCACCACAGCACGACGCTCGGCTGCGAGATGGTGTTCGCCGTCTTCCTGCCGCCGCAGGCCGGGCCCGACAGCCCGGTGCCGGTCCTCTACTGGCTGTCGGGACTGACCTGCACGGACGAGAACTTCATGCAGAAGGCCGGGGCGATGCGGCTGGCGGCGGAGCTGGGCATCGCCATCGTGGCGCCCGACACCAGCCCGCGCGGCCCCGACGTGCCGGGCGATCCGGACGGGTCGTGGGATTTCGGGCTGGGGGCCGGCTTCTACGTCAATGCGACGCAGGACCCCTGGGCGCGCCACTACCGCATGTACGACTATGTGGTGACGGAGCTGCCGGCGCTGATCGAGCGCAGCTTTCCGGTCAGCGACCGGCGCAGCGTCTCCGGCCATTCCATGGGCGGGCACGGGGCGCTCGTCTGCGCCCTGCGCAATCCCGGCCGCTACCGGTCGGTGTCGGCCTTCGCGCCGATCGCCAACCCGACGGACTGCCCATGGGGCGAGAAGGCCTTCAGCCGCTATCTGGGGCCGGACCGGCGGGGCTGGGCGGAGTGGGACGCCTCCCTGCTCCTCGCCGAGGCGGCCGAGCGGCTTCCCCTGCTGGTCGACCAGGGCGACAAGGACGGCTTCCTGGACAGCCAGCTCAAGCCCGAGGCGCTGCGTCAGGCCGCAGCGGCGGCCGGCCATCCGCTGACGCTGCGGATGCAGCCGGGCTACGACCACAGCTATTTCTTCATCGCCAGCTTCATCGACGACCACCTGCGCCACCACGCGGCGGCCCTGCTCGCCGGGTAG
- a CDS encoding GntR family transcriptional regulator yields MRMIKDEAGDGAPLSEAIRRTLESDIASGALPPGTHLEESALAERFGASRTPVREALRQLASARVVELRPRRGAIVPQLDVLVVLEMVEAMAELEACCARLAARRLTEQDRRAIEEAFACSGAACPGGPDDGHHGDEQFHLSIHKASHNRVLEEQASALLRRLQPYRRLQSHLSRHVELAQAEHEALRDALLSGDGDRAAALARDHAQVQGQDLGDFMVLLRSRAASEQAV; encoded by the coding sequence ATGCGCATGATCAAGGACGAGGCCGGGGATGGTGCTCCGCTGTCGGAGGCCATAAGGAGAACCCTGGAAAGCGACATCGCGTCCGGCGCTCTTCCACCCGGCACGCACCTGGAGGAAAGCGCCCTGGCGGAACGCTTCGGCGCCTCCCGCACCCCGGTGCGCGAGGCTCTGCGGCAACTGGCCTCGGCCAGGGTGGTCGAGCTCCGTCCGCGGCGGGGAGCCATCGTTCCACAACTGGACGTGCTCGTCGTGCTGGAGATGGTCGAGGCGATGGCCGAGTTGGAGGCCTGCTGCGCCCGTCTGGCCGCGCGGCGTCTGACGGAGCAGGACCGGCGGGCGATCGAGGAGGCCTTCGCGTGCAGCGGCGCCGCCTGTCCCGGCGGTCCCGACGACGGCCACCACGGGGACGAACAGTTCCACCTGTCCATCCACAAGGCCAGCCACAACCGCGTGCTGGAGGAGCAGGCTTCGGCCCTGCTGCGGCGGTTGCAGCCTTATCGGCGCCTGCAATCGCACCTCTCCCGCCACGTCGAACTCGCCCAGGCGGAGCATGAGGCCCTGAGGGACGCGCTCCTTTCCGGCGACGGTGACCGGGCGGCCGCGTTGGCTCGCGATCATGCGCAGGTCCAGGGGCAGGATCTCGGGGATTTCATGGTGCTGCTGCGGTCCCGCGCGGCCTCCGAACAGGCCGTATAG
- a CDS encoding GNAT family N-acetyltransferase translates to MTDRLLVRVTVPADADFIPALQRFMTDAARACVDSPDELPPLGELVKEVALHVIRTGFDPGEEGEYTAELLKRRGQIIFAVEDKGLPAAYADGRQEGGERAGMTPFLPGSLAHGVAFRNLGRAGKRLEVARNLSVPPGEEAGGRPGAEEPPRADDGLALRLLEPEDAPGLSRLMYRSYGYTYGSEFVYYPERICEMLANGHLVSYVAVNESREVVGHLAMLLHGPGAKTGETAMAAVDPRYRGRRLFEQMKESMGELARERGMYGLYSEAVAVHTFTQKGNLALGGFETGFLLGFTPATQVFKKISEGAPDRRSAVLFYLRTNDEPARSLYAPPRHHAMMAAIVERGGMNRRLEPPPKDLTLHSLRGRATELDVTARMDVGRAFLTVRAYGGDVLKQVLDELKALVRGGYACVYLELPLSDPMTAVLCRGFEAFGFFFAGLLFEIDGRDALRLQYLNNVAVNRDDIQVASDFGRQLLDYVVEAKEVVERARRERRRAFPPGDPSPGRRRGDRRMGRVLEPAGE, encoded by the coding sequence ATGACCGACCGTCTTCTCGTCCGCGTCACGGTCCCTGCGGATGCGGACTTCATTCCGGCCCTGCAGCGTTTCATGACCGACGCCGCCCGCGCCTGCGTCGACAGCCCCGACGAGCTGCCGCCGCTGGGCGAGCTGGTCAAGGAGGTGGCGCTGCACGTCATCCGCACCGGTTTCGATCCCGGCGAGGAGGGCGAGTACACGGCCGAGCTGCTCAAGCGACGCGGCCAGATCATCTTCGCGGTGGAGGACAAGGGTCTCCCCGCCGCCTATGCCGACGGGCGGCAGGAGGGTGGCGAGCGGGCCGGCATGACGCCCTTCCTGCCGGGGTCGCTCGCCCATGGTGTCGCCTTCCGCAACCTGGGCCGCGCCGGCAAAAGGCTGGAGGTGGCGCGCAACCTGTCGGTGCCGCCCGGCGAGGAGGCCGGCGGCCGGCCGGGGGCGGAGGAGCCGCCGCGCGCCGACGACGGGCTGGCCCTGCGCCTGCTGGAGCCGGAGGATGCGCCCGGCCTGTCGCGGCTGATGTACCGCTCCTACGGCTATACCTACGGGTCGGAGTTCGTCTACTACCCGGAACGCATCTGCGAGATGCTGGCGAACGGCCATCTCGTCTCCTACGTCGCGGTGAACGAAAGCCGCGAGGTGGTCGGCCATCTCGCCATGCTGCTGCACGGCCCGGGCGCGAAGACCGGCGAGACGGCGATGGCCGCCGTCGACCCGCGCTACCGCGGCCGCCGCCTGTTCGAGCAGATGAAGGAGAGCATGGGAGAGCTGGCGCGCGAGCGCGGCATGTACGGCCTCTACAGCGAGGCGGTGGCGGTCCACACCTTCACGCAGAAGGGCAACCTGGCGCTCGGCGGCTTCGAGACCGGCTTCCTGCTGGGCTTCACCCCGGCGACACAGGTCTTCAAGAAGATCAGCGAGGGTGCGCCCGACCGCCGCTCCGCCGTGCTGTTCTACCTGCGCACCAACGACGAACCGGCGCGCAGCCTCTACGCGCCGCCGCGGCACCACGCCATGATGGCGGCGATCGTCGAGCGGGGCGGCATGAACCGGCGCCTGGAACCGCCGCCGAAGGACCTGACGCTGCACAGCCTGCGCGGCCGGGCGACCGAGCTGGACGTCACCGCCCGCATGGATGTCGGCCGCGCCTTCCTGACGGTCCGCGCCTATGGCGGGGACGTGCTGAAGCAGGTGCTGGACGAACTGAAGGCGCTGGTCCGCGGCGGCTACGCCTGCGTCTACCTTGAGCTGCCGCTGTCCGACCCGATGACGGCGGTGCTGTGCAGGGGATTCGAGGCTTTCGGCTTCTTCTTCGCCGGGCTGCTGTTCGAGATCGACGGACGCGACGCGCTGCGCCTGCAATACCTCAACAACGTGGCGGTCAACCGCGACGACATCCAGGTCGCCTCCGACTTCGGCCGGCAACTGCTCGACTATGTGGTGGAGGCGAAGGAGGTGGTGGAGCGGGCGCGCCGGGAACGCCGCCGTGCCTTCCCACCCGGCGATCCCTCTCCCGGCCGCCGCAGGGGCGACCGGCGGATGGGGCGCGTGCTGGAACCGGCGGGGGAGTGA
- a CDS encoding methyl-accepting chemotaxis protein, producing MKNLSVFWRLALIIGISTVAFCGISVNQIMSLRQTILTERQEKLRDMVGSVLKLVGAYEEEVKAGRLTREQAQDAAKRALRSMRWGDGDYYAVYQFDGVTLVHSNPKNEGVNRLDYKDPSGRRLVFDIVEIAKNGSGFTEYAVPRTGGTEAVPKLAFVGGYAAWQWAIQAGVYVDDVDAAVRRQAIDLGTTGLVVLLLTGGGAALLGRGITRPLHALCGTLDSLAHGDRTVPVPFTDCRNEIGRIARAVDVLKKSAQEADRLREEQERSKQQAEEEQRAAMERVARDFEASVGAISRTLTVAASEMQETAQTMSTTSDRANEQATVVAAAATQATTNVQTVAAASEELTASIGEISQQVTRSAQIAVKAVEETRRTNTTVEGLSVAAQKIGEIIGLIQSIASQTDLLALNATIEAARAGEHGKGFAVVAHEVKALARQASQASGDIAQQIAAVQGISKEVVVAIRSIGGTIAELNGIASTIASAVEEQAAATHEIARNVSQAAQGTSEVSANISGVTQSSAEVGGAANSVLASARTLSQQSERLQGEVDRFLASVRRS from the coding sequence ATGAAAAATCTGTCGGTGTTTTGGCGTCTTGCACTGATTATCGGGATTTCGACGGTCGCCTTCTGCGGCATCTCGGTCAATCAAATCATGAGCCTCAGGCAGACCATCCTGACGGAACGCCAGGAAAAGTTGCGTGACATGGTCGGCAGCGTTCTGAAACTGGTCGGGGCCTACGAGGAGGAGGTGAAGGCCGGACGCCTGACGCGGGAACAGGCGCAGGATGCGGCCAAGCGCGCGCTGCGCTCGATGCGATGGGGTGACGGGGACTATTATGCCGTCTATCAATTCGACGGCGTGACCCTCGTCCACAGCAATCCGAAGAACGAGGGTGTGAACCGCCTGGATTACAAGGATCCGAGCGGCCGGCGCCTGGTCTTCGACATCGTCGAGATCGCCAAGAACGGCAGTGGCTTCACCGAATACGCCGTTCCGCGCACCGGAGGCACCGAGGCCGTGCCCAAGCTGGCCTTCGTCGGCGGTTATGCGGCGTGGCAGTGGGCGATCCAGGCGGGCGTCTATGTGGACGACGTGGATGCCGCAGTCCGCAGGCAGGCCATCGACCTCGGCACCACCGGGCTGGTGGTGCTTCTGCTGACCGGTGGGGGGGCTGCCCTGCTCGGGCGCGGGATCACCCGGCCGCTGCACGCCCTGTGCGGGACGCTGGACAGCCTGGCCCACGGCGATCGGACGGTGCCGGTTCCCTTCACCGACTGTCGCAACGAGATCGGGCGCATCGCCCGTGCGGTCGACGTGCTCAAGAAGAGCGCGCAGGAGGCGGATCGGCTGCGCGAGGAGCAGGAGCGGAGCAAGCAGCAGGCCGAGGAGGAGCAGCGGGCGGCCATGGAGCGCGTTGCCCGGGATTTCGAGGCCAGCGTCGGAGCGATCTCCCGCACCCTGACGGTCGCCGCGTCGGAAATGCAGGAGACCGCGCAGACGATGTCGACCACTTCCGATCGGGCGAACGAGCAGGCCACGGTGGTGGCGGCAGCGGCGACGCAGGCGACGACGAACGTGCAGACGGTCGCCGCGGCGTCCGAGGAGCTGACCGCTTCCATCGGCGAGATCAGCCAGCAGGTCACCCGGTCGGCGCAGATCGCCGTCAAGGCGGTCGAGGAGACCCGCCGCACCAACACGACCGTCGAAGGGCTGTCGGTCGCTGCGCAGAAGATCGGCGAGATCATCGGCCTCATCCAGTCCATTGCTTCGCAGACGGATCTGCTGGCTTTGAACGCCACCATCGAGGCGGCCCGCGCCGGGGAGCATGGCAAGGGGTTCGCCGTGGTCGCGCACGAGGTCAAGGCGCTTGCCCGTCAGGCATCCCAGGCCAGTGGCGATATTGCCCAGCAGATCGCCGCCGTGCAGGGCATCTCGAAGGAGGTCGTGGTTGCCATCCGCAGCATCGGGGGCACCATCGCCGAACTGAACGGGATCGCTTCGACCATCGCGTCGGCGGTCGAGGAGCAGGCCGCTGCCACCCACGAGATCGCCCGGAACGTCAGCCAGGCCGCCCAGGGAACGAGCGAGGTGTCGGCCAACATCTCCGGCGTCACCCAGTCGTCGGCGGAGGTCGGCGGGGCGGCCAACTCGGTCCTTGCCTCTGCGCGCACCCTGTCCCAACAGTCCGAGCGTCTGCAAGGCGAGGTCGACCGCTTCCTGGCGTCCGTCCGCCGGTCATAG